From Thermodesulfobacteriota bacterium, a single genomic window includes:
- the pnp gene encoding polyribonucleotide nucleotidyltransferase, with protein sequence MYKRVEATIGGRQYVVETGKLARQANGAVVVTYGETVVLVSAVAATEPRESVDFLPLTVEYQERLYAVGRIPGSFFRREIGRPSEKETLSARQIDRPLRPLFPAGWTTETQVIATVLSADQQNDPDTLAVTGASAALTVSDIHFAGPVAAVRVGYIAGEYVVNPTQSELQASSLNLVVAGSREAVVMVEGGAGSVPEEVVQEAIFFAHREMQPLIAIQEELRAAVGRPKRPFSPPAVDAALVERVQAMAREELAQALTTPEKMQRYARIHELKARIIRELGEEAAGREGQVKAAVQDLQKRLMRERIFGQRTRIDGRRFDEVRPISCEVGVLPRTHGSALFTRGETQTIVTTTLGSSEDEQKIESLYGESAKPFMLHYNFPPYCVGEVRPLRGPSRRDIGHGALAERSLRAVLPKADSFPYTIRVVSEVLESNGSSSMATACGGSLALMDAGVPVKGAVAGIAMGLIKGDDEIVILSDIIGDEDHLGDMDFKVVGTETGITALQMDIKITGVTEAIMTAAFAQARAGRLHILGKMGTAIASPRQELSIYAPKITTMEINPDKIRDLIGPGGKMIRGLTAEFGVKIEVEDSGQVRIFAPNGDLAAKVVARVREITQEVEVGRIYRGIVKKVVEFGAFVEVLPGTDGLVHISQLEDRRVQTVSEVLKEGDEVMVKVLEVDRQGKIRLSRKAAMAELKAGQAG encoded by the coding sequence ATGTACAAGCGAGTGGAGGCCACCATCGGTGGCCGCCAGTACGTCGTCGAAACCGGCAAGCTGGCCCGGCAGGCCAATGGCGCGGTGGTGGTCACCTACGGCGAGACCGTGGTGCTGGTGTCGGCGGTGGCTGCGACCGAGCCCCGGGAGAGCGTCGACTTTCTCCCCTTGACCGTGGAGTATCAGGAGCGCCTCTACGCAGTGGGCCGCATCCCGGGCAGCTTCTTCCGCCGGGAGATCGGCCGGCCTTCCGAGAAGGAGACCCTGTCCGCCCGCCAGATCGACCGGCCCTTGCGGCCCCTCTTTCCCGCCGGCTGGACCACCGAGACCCAGGTGATCGCCACGGTCCTGTCCGCCGACCAGCAGAACGATCCGGACACCCTGGCGGTGACCGGCGCCTCGGCAGCCCTCACCGTCTCCGACATCCATTTCGCCGGGCCGGTGGCCGCGGTGCGGGTCGGCTACATCGCCGGCGAGTACGTGGTGAACCCCACCCAGTCGGAGCTGCAGGCCTCCAGCCTCAACCTGGTGGTCGCCGGCTCCCGGGAGGCGGTGGTCATGGTGGAGGGCGGTGCCGGCAGCGTGCCGGAGGAGGTGGTCCAGGAGGCGATCTTCTTCGCCCACCGGGAGATGCAGCCGCTCATTGCCATCCAGGAGGAGCTGCGGGCCGCGGTGGGCCGGCCGAAGCGTCCCTTCAGCCCCCCGGCGGTGGACGCGGCGCTGGTGGAGCGGGTGCAGGCCATGGCCCGGGAGGAGCTGGCCCAGGCCTTGACCACGCCCGAGAAGATGCAGCGCTACGCCCGGATCCACGAGCTCAAGGCCCGGATCATCCGGGAGCTGGGCGAGGAGGCAGCCGGCCGGGAGGGTCAGGTGAAGGCCGCGGTGCAGGACCTGCAAAAGAGGCTCATGCGGGAGCGGATCTTCGGCCAGCGCACCCGCATCGATGGCCGGCGCTTCGACGAGGTGCGGCCAATCAGCTGCGAGGTGGGGGTCCTGCCCCGCACCCACGGCTCGGCCCTCTTCACCCGGGGCGAGACCCAGACCATCGTCACCACCACCCTGGGCTCCTCCGAGGACGAGCAGAAGATCGAGTCCCTCTACGGCGAGTCGGCCAAGCCCTTCATGCTGCACTACAACTTCCCGCCTTACTGCGTGGGGGAGGTGCGACCCCTGCGCGGTCCCAGCCGCCGGGATATCGGCCACGGCGCCCTGGCCGAGCGCAGCCTCCGGGCGGTGCTCCCCAAGGCCGACAGCTTCCCGTACACCATCCGGGTGGTGTCGGAGGTCCTGGAGTCCAACGGCTCCTCCTCCATGGCCACCGCCTGTGGCGGCAGCCTGGCCCTCATGGACGCCGGCGTGCCGGTCAAGGGGGCCGTGGCGGGCATCGCCATGGGACTGATCAAGGGTGACGACGAGATCGTCATCCTGTCCGACATCATCGGCGACGAGGATCACCTGGGGGATATGGACTTCAAGGTGGTGGGCACCGAGACCGGGATCACCGCCCTGCAGATGGATATCAAGATCACCGGCGTCACCGAAGCGATCATGACCGCCGCCTTTGCCCAGGCCCGGGCCGGCCGGCTGCACATCCTGGGCAAGATGGGCACCGCCATCGCCAGCCCCCGCCAGGAGCTGTCCATCTACGCCCCGAAGATCACCACCATGGAGATCAACCCGGACAAGATCCGCGACCTCATCGGCCCAGGGGGCAAGATGATCCGGGGCCTCACCGCCGAGTTCGGGGTCAAGATCGAGGTGGAGGATTCCGGTCAGGTGCGGATCTTCGCCCCCAACGGCGACCTTGCCGCCAAGGTGGTGGCCCGGGTGCGGGAGATCACCCAGGAGGTGGAGGTGGGCCGCATCTACCGGGGCATCGTCAAGAAGGTGGTGGAGTTCGGCGCCTTCGTGGAGGTGCTGCCGGGAACCGACGGCCTGGTGCACATCTCCCAGCTGGAGGACCGGCGGGTGCAAACCGTCTCCGAGGTCCTGAAGGAGGGGGACGAGGTGATGGTCAAGGTCCTGGAGGTGGACCGCCAGGGCAAGATCCGCCTCAGCCGCAAGGCGGCCATGGCGGAGCTCAAGGCCGGCCAGGCGGGCTGA
- the rpsO gene encoding 30S ribosomal protein S15: MALQTEQKTDIITRFRTHDKDTGSPEVQIALLSERINYLTEHFKVHAKDHNSRRGLLKLVGQRRRLLNYLKSTDIDRYREIIARLGIRK, translated from the coding sequence GTGGCACTGCAGACTGAACAGAAGACCGACATCATCACCAGGTTCCGGACCCACGACAAGGACACCGGCTCGCCGGAGGTGCAGATCGCTCTCCTCAGTGAGCGCATCAACTATCTGACCGAGCATTTCAAGGTGCACGCCAAGGATCACAACTCCCGGCGTGGCCTGCTGAAGCTGGTCGGCCAGCGCCGCCGGCTCCTCAACTACCTGAAGAGCACCGACATCGATCGCTACCGGGAGATCATCGCCCGCCTGGGTATCCGCAAGTAG
- the truB gene encoding tRNA pseudouridine(55) synthase TruB, giving the protein MSCPAPLPAAETACRGIVLVDKPVGPSSFRMVQLVRRALGVRKVGHAGTLDPFASGLLVVAVGREATRLMPRLMAGDKEYLARVRLGQETDTGDHTGRVLAELPVPVLERPAVMAILAGFLGPGLQEPPSFSALKHQGRPLYAYARQGQTVPKEPRPVVIHELELVAMADVELELSVRCSKGTYIRTLARDLGRALGCGGHLTALRRLASGPFRVAAAVDGRALMAPEAPAVLRVSCLPIEQVLQRLDEDA; this is encoded by the coding sequence ATGAGCTGTCCGGCGCCCCTGCCTGCGGCCGAAACGGCCTGCCGGGGGATCGTGCTGGTGGACAAGCCGGTGGGGCCCAGCTCCTTCCGGATGGTGCAGCTGGTCCGGCGGGCCTTGGGTGTGCGCAAGGTGGGCCATGCCGGCACCCTGGACCCCTTCGCTTCCGGCCTGCTGGTGGTCGCGGTGGGGCGGGAAGCCACCCGGCTGATGCCCCGGCTGATGGCAGGCGACAAGGAGTACCTGGCCCGGGTGCGCCTGGGGCAGGAGACTGACACCGGCGACCACACCGGTCGGGTGCTGGCCGAGCTGCCGGTGCCGGTTCTGGAGCGGCCGGCGGTCATGGCGATATTGGCCGGCTTTCTTGGCCCCGGCCTCCAGGAGCCGCCGAGCTTTTCGGCCCTCAAGCACCAGGGCCGGCCGCTGTATGCCTATGCCCGCCAGGGGCAGACCGTGCCCAAGGAGCCCCGGCCGGTGGTCATCCATGAGCTGGAGCTTGTGGCCATGGCGGATGTTGAGCTGGAGCTTTCGGTCCGCTGCAGCAAGGGCACCTACATTCGGACCCTGGCCCGGGACCTGGGCCGGGCCCTGGGCTGCGGCGGCCACCTGACCGCCCTCCGCCGGCTGGCCAGCGGCCCGTTTCGGGTGGCGGCGGCGGTGGACGGCCGGGCGCTCATGGCCCCGGAGGCGCCGGCGGTGCTGCGGGTGTCCTGCCTGCCCATCGAGCAGGTGCTGCAGAGGCTGGACGAAGATGCATAA
- a CDS encoding bifunctional oligoribonuclease/PAP phosphatase NrnA, which translates to MTSPIPPAILDTLRRADRVLLACHVNPDGDALGSLLALRRALSDLGKTVVSYVEGPVPQHYGFLPGIGEVATELPALDGFSAAMALDCGDELRLGRQHQTLLTVHPFLVVDHHLEHRSFGDFSWVDASRSSTGEMIYELILALGAPLAKESAFCLYAAIASDTGSFRYPSTTAQAFRIAQDLMLAGVEPAVVSGELFDNYTVSRLKLLQLVLATLELAADQRIAIIEATPEMFAATGTTPADTEHFISFPRALASVQVAVFIRQSEEGVVSVSLRSKGELDVARVAAGLGGGGHRNAAGVRIRNQTLAQVRRTLVAQLTELVAR; encoded by the coding sequence ATGACGAGCCCGATACCCCCCGCGATCCTTGACACCCTCCGCCGTGCTGACCGCGTGCTTCTGGCCTGCCACGTCAACCCGGACGGTGACGCCCTGGGCTCTCTTCTGGCCCTGCGCCGGGCCCTGAGCGATCTGGGCAAGACGGTGGTCTCCTACGTGGAGGGGCCGGTGCCGCAGCACTACGGCTTTCTGCCCGGGATCGGGGAGGTGGCCACCGAGCTGCCGGCCCTGGACGGCTTTTCGGCCGCCATGGCCCTGGATTGCGGGGATGAGCTTCGCCTGGGCCGCCAGCACCAGACGCTTCTGACGGTGCACCCCTTTCTGGTGGTGGACCACCATCTGGAGCACCGGTCGTTCGGGGATTTCTCCTGGGTGGACGCCAGCCGCTCCTCCACCGGCGAGATGATCTACGAGCTGATCCTGGCCCTGGGGGCGCCGCTGGCCAAGGAGAGCGCCTTCTGTCTCTATGCGGCCATCGCCTCGGATACCGGCTCCTTCCGCTACCCGTCCACCACAGCCCAGGCCTTCCGGATCGCCCAGGATCTGATGTTGGCCGGGGTAGAGCCGGCGGTGGTGTCGGGCGAGCTGTTCGACAACTACACCGTGAGCCGCCTCAAGCTGCTGCAGCTGGTGCTGGCCACCCTGGAGCTGGCGGCGGACCAGCGGATCGCGATCATTGAGGCCACCCCGGAGATGTTCGCCGCCACCGGCACCACGCCAGCGGACACCGAGCATTTCATCAGCTTTCCCCGCGCCCTGGCCTCGGTACAGGTGGCGGTCTTCATCCGCCAGAGCGAGGAAGGGGTGGTGTCGGTGAGCTTGCGCTCCAAGGGCGAGCTGGATGTGGCCCGCGTGGCAGCGGGCCTGGGCGGTGGCGGCCATCGCAACGCGGCCGGCGTCCGCATCCGCAACCAGACCCTGGCCCAGGTGCGCAGGACCCTGGTGGCCCAGCTCACCGAGCTGGTGGCCCGATGA
- the rbfA gene encoding 30S ribosome-binding factor RbfA — MAPKVQRQSAWFGARPATGRRAERVAERIMAVLSEALLRRVNDPRLEGLTITGVQVTGDLRRAKVFYSCLAGPEGLPKVAAGLASAARFLRAQVAGDLNLRYAPELDFRPDDTAFRAQALERLMEELAADDEPDTPRDP, encoded by the coding sequence ATGGCCCCCAAGGTGCAGCGCCAGAGCGCCTGGTTCGGGGCGCGGCCGGCCACCGGCCGGCGGGCCGAGCGGGTGGCGGAGCGGATCATGGCGGTCCTGTCCGAAGCCCTGCTCCGGCGGGTCAATGACCCCCGCCTGGAAGGCCTGACCATCACCGGCGTTCAGGTCACCGGCGACCTCAGAAGGGCCAAGGTCTTCTACAGCTGTCTGGCCGGGCCGGAGGGGCTGCCCAAGGTGGCAGCCGGTTTGGCCTCGGCGGCGCGGTTTCTGCGAGCGCAGGTGGCGGGCGATCTCAACCTGCGCTACGCGCCGGAGCTGGATTTCCGGCCGGACGACACCGCCTTCCGGGCCCAGGCCCTGGAGCGCTTGATGGAGGAGCTGGCGGCCGATGACGAGCCCGATACCCCCCGCGATCCTTGA